One genomic window of Polyangium aurulentum includes the following:
- a CDS encoding GGDEF domain-containing protein, with the protein MAAKGRYSPDLALDALLDALDEAVLIFDETLACRGAGGRVAALLGLDPKAVLGQSRADVFARLTSASPETADLFASLRERALTPERVTIDPLEIGPRTLVWSSTPLTRGGVVVGRIELARDITRQREVESATVAMAKRLDEVSLVDPITGLPNRRRFEEEHEREHRRAQRVWDSYALARIDIDGMGAFNTSYGRPKGDALLRLLGEALRASRRQYDVVARWGDDDFVVLLPCIDKNAAANVMGRAAAAMVSAAKEAGFTVTVSAGVAVWAPPSADSSIDVFGRASAALAAAKGSGRSAIRIDEGGKAFEDPHDNT; encoded by the coding sequence ATGGCCGCGAAAGGTCGTTACTCACCGGACCTCGCCCTCGACGCGCTCCTCGACGCCCTCGACGAAGCGGTCTTGATCTTCGACGAGACCCTCGCGTGTCGCGGCGCAGGGGGGCGCGTGGCGGCCCTGCTCGGCCTCGATCCGAAAGCCGTCCTCGGCCAGAGCCGCGCCGACGTCTTCGCCAGGCTGACCTCGGCCTCGCCCGAGACGGCCGACCTGTTCGCCTCGCTGCGCGAGCGCGCCCTCACGCCCGAGCGGGTCACCATCGATCCGCTCGAGATAGGCCCGCGCACGCTCGTGTGGAGCTCGACCCCGCTCACGCGCGGCGGCGTGGTCGTCGGGCGGATCGAGCTCGCGCGCGACATCACCCGGCAGCGCGAGGTCGAGAGCGCGACCGTGGCGATGGCGAAGCGGCTCGACGAGGTGTCGCTGGTCGATCCGATCACGGGCCTGCCCAACCGCCGCAGGTTCGAGGAGGAGCACGAGCGCGAGCACCGGCGGGCGCAGCGGGTGTGGGACTCGTACGCGCTCGCCCGCATCGACATCGACGGCATGGGGGCGTTCAACACCTCGTATGGCCGGCCGAAGGGCGACGCGCTCCTGCGGCTGCTCGGCGAGGCGCTGCGCGCGTCGCGGCGCCAGTACGACGTGGTCGCGCGCTGGGGCGACGACGACTTCGTCGTGCTGTTGCCGTGCATCGACAAGAACGCGGCGGCGAACGTGATGGGTCGGGCCGCTGCGGCCATGGTCTCGGCGGCCAAGGAGGCGGGCTTCACGGTGACCGTGAGCGCGGGCGTGGCCGTGTGGGCGCCGCCCTCGGCGGACAGCTCGATCGACGTCTTCGGCCGCGCCTCGGCCGCGCTCGCAGCGGCCAAGGGAAGTGGCCGGAGCGCGATCCGCATCGACGAGGGCGGAAAGGCGTTCGAGGACCCGCACGACAACACCTGA
- a CDS encoding cytochrome-c peroxidase has product MALSTLSIAGCTPDTNSGTDIDEGALAEASHAANGALSGAQLFKKETFGGNGRTCGTCHLPSTGTISPKDIQSRFAKDPKDPLFRPLDSDDGTGSSYTRLLKHATFLIPLTLPLNVKLADDPKATEVVLERGSLSVLDTPALDPVLMWDGRAPNLKAQAFGAVITHAEPKRLPTIQELTRIADFEKGLFSSAELEVYAKGGPAPGLPAGETAAEKRGREFFAPNGLCGQCHSGVLLNEVSSFGNVLGQPPGARFSNVRVSDPAFNPRGRPGRKWIVTLPDGSKVERISSDPGRFLATGNIADFDQFKITSLRNIKHTAPYFHDNSAKTLEEMTAHYARIFAEDGITLTKQDQADIIAFLKLL; this is encoded by the coding sequence GTGGCGCTTTCGACCCTTTCGATCGCCGGCTGCACCCCCGACACGAATTCGGGGACCGATATCGACGAGGGTGCGCTCGCGGAGGCGTCCCATGCGGCCAACGGCGCGCTCTCGGGCGCACAGCTCTTCAAGAAGGAGACCTTCGGAGGCAACGGGCGCACGTGCGGCACGTGTCACCTCCCCTCCACGGGCACCATCTCCCCCAAGGACATCCAGAGCCGCTTCGCCAAGGATCCGAAGGATCCGCTCTTCCGCCCCCTGGACAGCGACGACGGGACGGGGTCGAGCTATACGCGTCTGCTGAAGCACGCCACGTTCTTGATACCGCTGACGCTGCCCCTGAATGTGAAGCTCGCGGACGATCCGAAGGCGACGGAGGTGGTCCTCGAGCGGGGCTCGCTGAGCGTACTGGACACCCCGGCGCTGGATCCGGTCCTGATGTGGGACGGACGCGCGCCGAACCTGAAAGCGCAGGCGTTCGGCGCGGTGATCACGCACGCCGAGCCGAAGCGCCTGCCCACGATCCAGGAGCTCACGCGCATCGCCGACTTCGAGAAGGGGCTCTTCTCCTCCGCGGAGCTGGAGGTGTACGCGAAGGGCGGTCCAGCGCCGGGGCTGCCCGCGGGAGAGACCGCGGCCGAGAAGCGCGGCCGGGAGTTCTTCGCTCCCAACGGTCTTTGCGGCCAGTGTCACTCCGGCGTGCTGCTCAACGAGGTGTCCTCGTTCGGAAACGTCCTGGGCCAGCCCCCGGGGGCGCGGTTCTCGAACGTGCGCGTCTCGGATCCGGCCTTCAACCCGAGGGGGCGGCCCGGGCGCAAGTGGATCGTGACCCTGCCGGACGGGAGCAAGGTCGAGCGCATCTCGAGCGATCCGGGCCGCTTCCTCGCGACCGGCAACATCGCGGACTTCGACCAATTCAAGATCACGTCCTTGCGCAACATCAAGCACACGGCGCCGTACTTCCACGACAACTCCGCGAAGACGCTCGAGGAGATGACGGCGCATTACGCGCGGATCTTCGCCGAGGACGGCATCACGCTCACCAAGCAGGACCAGGCGGACATCATCGCCTTCCTGAAGCTGCTCTAG
- a CDS encoding PHB depolymerase family esterase, whose amino-acid sequence MPRSTRARCALLAIALAACSTPSSELDGGDLMGVFDHKDASVDAATAAGAKDAGRGKDASAPPSAPAPSATPRAPTEGSCVAAEGLPDTEIKRTLGRPACRSSEVLEWKDATGAPRYACVISPPGVETRAPLPLVVYFHAEDEDPSGVDKRTGLRKLGARFDMTGDPAHTGFIVLAVQGRRLRAGKAGNAFDADYTGEDNVDLATVDHFVGALGARNLVDKRRVYALGSSRGGHMAATYAMMRADRVAAFATYGSDAPRASWTCPGPPPPALFVYRACDELAPCDAVERWIRAREAISAETQGLRLGGANADEPSCALNKKCSAIVGTANHRRWPKGREEDIVRFLARHTLTVRP is encoded by the coding sequence GTGCCCCGCTCCACGCGCGCCCGCTGCGCGCTCCTCGCCATCGCCCTCGCGGCCTGCTCCACGCCCTCCTCCGAGCTCGACGGCGGCGATCTCATGGGCGTCTTCGACCACAAGGACGCCTCCGTCGACGCCGCGACCGCAGCCGGCGCCAAGGACGCAGGGCGCGGCAAGGACGCCTCCGCGCCGCCGAGCGCGCCCGCGCCGAGCGCCACGCCGCGCGCGCCGACCGAGGGCTCCTGCGTCGCCGCCGAGGGCCTGCCGGATACCGAGATCAAGCGCACCCTCGGCCGCCCCGCGTGCCGCAGCTCCGAGGTGCTCGAGTGGAAGGACGCGACCGGCGCGCCCCGCTACGCCTGCGTGATCTCACCGCCCGGCGTCGAGACGCGCGCGCCCCTGCCGCTCGTCGTCTACTTCCACGCCGAGGACGAGGACCCCTCCGGCGTCGACAAGCGCACGGGCCTGCGCAAGCTCGGCGCGCGCTTCGACATGACGGGGGATCCGGCGCACACGGGCTTCATCGTCCTCGCCGTGCAGGGACGCCGCCTGCGCGCGGGCAAGGCGGGCAACGCCTTCGACGCCGACTACACGGGCGAGGACAACGTCGATCTCGCGACCGTCGATCACTTCGTCGGCGCGCTCGGCGCGCGCAACCTCGTCGACAAGCGGCGCGTCTACGCGCTCGGATCGAGCCGGGGCGGGCACATGGCGGCGACGTACGCGATGATGCGCGCCGATCGCGTGGCCGCGTTCGCCACGTACGGCAGCGACGCGCCCCGCGCCTCCTGGACCTGCCCGGGCCCGCCGCCGCCCGCGCTCTTCGTCTACCGCGCTTGCGACGAGCTCGCGCCCTGCGACGCGGTCGAGCGCTGGATCCGCGCGCGAGAGGCCATCAGCGCCGAGACACAGGGCCTGCGCCTCGGCGGCGCCAACGCCGACGAGCCGAGCTGCGCCCTCAACAAGAAGTGCTCCGCCATCGTCGGCACCGCCAACCACCGGCGATGGCCGAAGGGACGGGAAGAGGACATCGTCCGGTTTCTGGCGCGTCACACGCTCACCGTTCGCCCCTAG
- a CDS encoding YecA family protein yields MDTAGHAHHFLSRLDRLSMPHVELALSFYRDHELVRYILGAARIPEGAARVAMALADGDSGPFLVVTRDGKFVTCLGEGMHTGELHVITRGHLDKIADKLGALRERMALAKRLTGAKGTAELFRQIYDAAHRLSREQVAAMAAFQPLLAVELLGCLLDADVDQAKARDILLYELRRTDRLDKRFDESLHAYWCTAWAIGHLSVLTAMDGRVAFDRFPAEVMDRLAEYPYSWPAVRQQVVGIAIRGLWGAARMGKMFLPIYKRECAEATSIPELVNGVFGLGAIGMRHARVRAEAQKALTPAKEGKDAATPEPYQAVRAAVASVLTIDPGEPALRQAHTRLGAKLAVVYGKNAPEGSPYRFVREADVPPDIADAMLAFDMTGFRAHPQVLSGLLTSLSWLARAEAEELYFTADHLAAWRISWDPGYTTSLLLEERDAMDRARAASRARKAEKSPPARNAPCPCGSGKKHKRCCGAERA; encoded by the coding sequence ATGGACACCGCTGGCCACGCGCATCACTTCCTCTCCCGGCTCGATCGGCTCTCCATGCCGCACGTCGAGCTGGCGCTGTCGTTCTACCGGGATCACGAGCTGGTCCGGTACATCCTCGGCGCGGCGCGCATCCCCGAGGGCGCGGCGCGGGTCGCCATGGCGCTCGCGGACGGCGACAGCGGCCCGTTCCTCGTGGTCACGCGCGACGGCAAGTTCGTCACCTGCCTCGGCGAGGGCATGCATACCGGCGAGCTGCACGTGATCACGCGTGGCCACCTCGACAAGATCGCCGACAAGCTCGGCGCCCTCCGCGAGCGGATGGCCCTCGCCAAGCGCCTCACGGGCGCGAAGGGCACGGCGGAGCTGTTCCGGCAGATCTACGACGCCGCCCACCGCCTCTCGCGCGAGCAGGTCGCCGCCATGGCGGCCTTTCAGCCGCTGCTCGCGGTCGAGCTGCTCGGCTGCCTGCTCGACGCCGACGTCGACCAGGCCAAGGCGCGCGACATCCTGCTCTACGAGCTGCGCCGCACCGATCGTCTCGACAAGCGCTTCGACGAGTCGCTGCACGCCTACTGGTGCACGGCGTGGGCCATCGGCCACCTGTCGGTCCTCACCGCGATGGATGGGCGCGTCGCCTTCGATCGGTTCCCGGCCGAGGTCATGGACAGGCTCGCCGAGTACCCCTACTCCTGGCCGGCGGTGCGGCAGCAGGTCGTGGGCATCGCGATCCGGGGCCTGTGGGGCGCGGCGCGGATGGGCAAGATGTTCTTGCCCATCTACAAGCGCGAGTGCGCGGAGGCGACGTCGATCCCGGAGCTGGTGAACGGGGTGTTCGGGCTCGGCGCGATCGGCATGCGGCACGCGCGGGTGCGGGCGGAGGCGCAGAAGGCCCTCACGCCGGCGAAGGAGGGCAAGGACGCGGCCACGCCGGAGCCGTACCAGGCCGTGCGCGCGGCCGTCGCCTCCGTGCTGACCATCGATCCGGGCGAGCCCGCGCTGCGCCAGGCCCACACGCGGCTCGGCGCGAAGCTCGCCGTGGTCTACGGCAAGAACGCGCCCGAGGGCTCGCCCTACCGCTTCGTGCGCGAGGCGGACGTGCCCCCCGACATCGCCGACGCCATGCTCGCCTTCGACATGACCGGGTTCCGGGCGCACCCCCAGGTGCTCTCGGGCCTGCTCACGTCGCTGTCGTGGCTGGCCCGCGCGGAGGCCGAGGAGCTCTACTTCACCGCCGATCACCTCGCGGCCTGGCGCATCTCGTGGGATCCGGGGTACACGACGAGCCTTTTGCTCGAGGAGCGTGACGCGATGGACCGCGCCCGCGCCGCGAGCCGCGCGCGCAAGGCCGAAAAGAGCCCCCCGGCCAGGAACGCCCCCTGCCCGTGCGGCAGCGGCAAGAAGCACAAGCGCTGCTGCGGCGCGGAGCGCGCGTAG
- a CDS encoding ABC transporter ATP-binding protein, whose translation MGDDQALIRIEGLTKSFGQRVVLRGVDLSIPRGCLYGLIGPGASGKSVLLKLITGLLRPDKGRVLVEGKDVHALSELELSAFRLKFGMLFQNNALFDYMTVGENIAFPLRRLFNLSEDEIAERIADRLKVVSLPGFEDRMPAGLSGGQKKRVGVARATITRADIVLYDEPAAGLDPVTSQRIFELLREEQRAAGATAVMVSSDLDRLLTVTDRVGMLYRGRLIFDGTTEEAKASVDPYVRQFVHGLTEGPL comes from the coding sequence ATGGGGGACGACCAGGCGCTCATCCGCATCGAGGGGCTCACCAAGAGCTTCGGGCAGCGGGTCGTGCTGCGCGGCGTCGACCTGTCCATCCCGCGCGGCTGCCTGTACGGCCTCATCGGGCCCGGCGCGTCGGGCAAGAGCGTGCTGCTCAAGCTCATCACGGGCCTGCTCCGCCCCGACAAGGGCCGCGTGCTCGTCGAGGGCAAGGACGTGCACGCGTTGAGCGAGCTCGAGCTTTCGGCCTTCCGGCTGAAGTTCGGGATGCTGTTCCAGAACAACGCGCTCTTCGACTACATGACCGTGGGCGAGAACATCGCCTTCCCGCTGCGGCGGCTGTTCAACCTGAGCGAGGACGAGATCGCCGAGCGCATCGCCGACCGGCTCAAGGTGGTCTCCCTGCCCGGCTTCGAGGACCGCATGCCCGCGGGCCTGTCGGGCGGGCAGAAGAAGCGCGTGGGTGTGGCCCGCGCGACGATCACCCGCGCCGATATCGTGCTCTACGACGAGCCGGCGGCGGGCCTCGACCCGGTGACGTCGCAGCGCATCTTCGAGCTCCTGCGCGAGGAGCAGCGGGCCGCGGGTGCGACGGCGGTGATGGTCTCGAGCGACCTCGATCGGCTTCTCACGGTGACCGACCGGGTGGGGATGCTCTACCGGGGGCGCCTCATCTTCGACGGGACGACCGAGGAGGCCAAGGCGAGCGTGGATCCCTACGTGCGCCAGTTCGTCCACGGACTGACCGAAGGCCCTCTGTGA
- a CDS encoding lysophospholipid acyltransferase family protein, producing the protein MGRNLRDLAKALRFDSAFWRRTMVEGVRRGPDAFVRYSPPLIGLAFGAALPAVRDRVRTNLRRVLGPRPYVQEMADVGAVFANYASCLTEAMLLGTERGHGIVAHARGVEHYEACMAEGKGLIIATAHTGGWEAAGPMMSKVHPGEVVVVMARERDERARALQDELRERAGVRVVHIGETALDALPLLRHLKTNAVVAMQIDRVPPGMRAREVTLFGAPWQAPEGPLTIAALSGAPIMPVFTRRMGFLEYELVAHPPIRLPRKPSGAELDAAAQQMMDAMGAFLEAHPTQWFHFS; encoded by the coding sequence ATGGGGAGAAACCTCCGTGATCTCGCGAAGGCGCTCAGGTTCGACTCGGCGTTCTGGCGCCGCACCATGGTCGAGGGGGTTCGCCGCGGTCCGGATGCCTTTGTGCGTTATAGCCCCCCCTTGATCGGCCTCGCCTTCGGGGCGGCGCTGCCGGCGGTGCGGGATCGCGTGCGGACAAACCTGCGCCGGGTGCTCGGGCCGCGGCCGTACGTGCAGGAGATGGCGGACGTCGGGGCCGTGTTCGCCAACTACGCCAGTTGTTTGACCGAGGCCATGCTCCTCGGGACCGAGCGCGGCCACGGCATCGTCGCGCACGCGCGCGGGGTCGAGCACTACGAGGCGTGCATGGCCGAGGGCAAGGGCCTCATCATCGCCACCGCGCACACCGGCGGCTGGGAGGCGGCGGGCCCGATGATGAGCAAGGTGCACCCGGGCGAGGTCGTCGTCGTGATGGCCCGCGAGCGCGACGAGAGGGCGCGGGCGCTCCAGGACGAGCTGCGCGAGCGCGCCGGGGTGCGCGTGGTGCACATCGGCGAGACCGCGCTCGATGCGCTGCCGCTCCTGCGGCACCTCAAGACCAACGCCGTCGTGGCCATGCAGATCGACCGCGTGCCTCCGGGCATGCGCGCGCGCGAGGTGACGCTCTTCGGTGCGCCGTGGCAGGCGCCGGAGGGCCCGTTGACCATCGCCGCGCTCAGCGGGGCGCCCATCATGCCCGTGTTCACGCGGCGCATGGGCTTCCTCGAGTACGAGCTCGTCGCGCACCCGCCCATCCGCCTGCCGCGCAAGCCGAGCGGCGCCGAGCTCGACGCCGCCGCGCAGCAGATGATGGACGCGATGGGGGCCTTCCTAGAGGCGCACCCGACGCAGTGGTTTCACTTCTCCTGA
- a CDS encoding response regulator produces MKLLLVDDQNVVRETLAKALRDEPDVTLVVEAESAKDALGLKQRHTFDVVVIELSLADRCGTELIRQIKAFGETRVLVLSTFRDEFRVGEAMRAGADGYMSKRCRMKELVEAIRTVVRGRTAVSPDVSAAMVRALQRKDAARGDVVASLSERERQVLRLLAMGSSAKEVAAHLAISVKTVETHRARLCAKVATHSVADLTRLAVRAGLVEA; encoded by the coding sequence ATGAAGCTCTTGCTCGTCGATGATCAGAACGTCGTTCGAGAGACACTCGCGAAGGCCCTTCGCGACGAGCCTGACGTGACGCTCGTCGTCGAGGCCGAGAGCGCGAAGGACGCGCTCGGCCTCAAGCAGCGGCACACCTTCGACGTCGTGGTGATCGAGCTGTCGCTCGCCGATCGCTGCGGCACCGAGCTCATCCGGCAGATCAAGGCGTTCGGCGAGACGCGCGTGCTCGTGCTGTCGACGTTCCGCGACGAGTTCCGCGTGGGCGAGGCGATGCGCGCGGGGGCCGACGGCTACATGTCCAAGCGCTGCCGCATGAAGGAGCTGGTGGAGGCGATCCGCACGGTGGTGCGAGGCCGCACGGCGGTCTCCCCGGACGTCTCGGCCGCGATGGTGCGCGCGCTGCAACGCAAGGACGCGGCGCGCGGCGACGTGGTGGCCTCGCTGAGCGAACGCGAGCGGCAGGTTCTACGGCTCCTCGCGATGGGCTCCTCGGCCAAGGAGGTCGCCGCGCACCTCGCCATCAGCGTGAAGACGGTCGAGACGCACCGCGCGCGCCTGTGCGCGAAGGTCGCCACGCACAGCGTCGCAGACCTGACTCGGCTCGCGGTGCGCGCTGGCCTCGTGGAAGCTTGA
- a CDS encoding CpsD/CapB family tyrosine-protein kinase, whose product MSTNRIYRSETTVMYRDAVRAGREGESPSARASKMGPRLKELVLARPRLTAVIEEMGLYPEIVQRSMLLAVDEMQKNISFRARTQDTFVISFSHQDPATAQKVTARLAEVMIEDYSKDGLEAASATHDFMKRELEEADKSVEDASRSLARFLARHPQFTWGINDSPYAPTAPQPAAGIQLRRPPVVPNGPPPDPVIVQLNQRLAQIDTELAGGKPGGAPAAGAPAPATAGDAQRQRDAAAAALAAAETELRTRLVRLTPAHPDAMAAKSKVDGARAALAAAENNLRLMRTGAAVPPPPDPVAVAAIDPQRRDELERERRTITGQLAARRSALAKTSAVAPGSTPTVAEQNAAMDEANKDVVELETEWHKLRLDLERARDHFRKVQDKERVASLSVAAAERESQEELVVVDPAYVPVRPDKGRGRVFFAGSFVALFFALGFAGARVMLNDTLFDEGDVEAVGGPPLIVALPHISAQGEVDAPPSSTLVTMPASSSFDGPYSPYSPYSPPRAHVPPPPSAPAPSAEDTMPPMTAPPAAQRVIHLGPTEEEQGESSVRLDVNQVEAWLSEQQNAIEAEEPTMQSGVGTPRNAPPASASNVEGAVGAEEEKPAPLSLRPPPGPVLIDEPSVEVVGLPFDPASEGAIEMLRGAPLPALGALRVLRHRLEKLRQGKPLVVSVVSPGENEGKSSVATRLAMTLAEAERARVVLVEGNLARPRLAQMLGLRVPEEMGMSAQIRRRHAGRWEPWNVIRIGASLFVLAEPGPEASFPGALHSTWFEAAIRALRESYDYVVIDGCPVLASGDANVLEEVSDSVILLARSGVTRASALSRAARQLGDRRVFGVVLNDVSAKRSRKKGGERA is encoded by the coding sequence TTGTCGACCAATCGCATTTACCGCAGCGAGACCACGGTCATGTATCGCGACGCGGTACGCGCCGGACGGGAGGGGGAGAGCCCGTCCGCGCGCGCGTCGAAAATGGGACCGCGGCTCAAAGAGCTGGTCCTGGCGCGGCCTCGGCTCACAGCCGTGATCGAGGAGATGGGACTGTATCCGGAGATCGTGCAGCGCTCCATGCTGCTCGCCGTCGACGAGATGCAGAAGAACATCTCCTTCCGGGCGCGCACCCAGGACACGTTCGTCATCTCGTTCTCGCATCAGGATCCGGCCACGGCGCAAAAGGTCACCGCGCGCCTCGCCGAGGTCATGATCGAGGACTATAGCAAGGACGGCCTCGAGGCGGCTTCGGCCACGCACGACTTCATGAAGCGTGAGCTCGAGGAGGCCGACAAGTCGGTCGAGGATGCGAGCCGGTCGCTCGCGCGGTTCCTCGCGCGGCACCCCCAGTTCACCTGGGGCATCAATGATTCGCCTTATGCGCCGACGGCGCCGCAGCCGGCGGCCGGCATTCAATTGCGCAGGCCCCCGGTCGTGCCGAATGGCCCGCCGCCGGATCCCGTCATCGTCCAGCTCAATCAGCGCCTCGCCCAGATCGATACCGAGCTGGCCGGCGGCAAGCCTGGCGGGGCGCCGGCCGCAGGGGCGCCCGCCCCGGCGACGGCGGGCGACGCGCAGCGGCAGCGCGACGCGGCGGCCGCAGCGCTCGCGGCGGCGGAGACCGAGCTTCGGACGAGGCTCGTGCGCCTCACGCCGGCCCACCCGGACGCCATGGCGGCGAAGAGCAAGGTCGACGGGGCGCGCGCGGCGCTCGCGGCGGCCGAGAACAACCTGCGGCTCATGCGCACGGGGGCGGCGGTGCCTCCGCCTCCCGATCCGGTGGCGGTGGCGGCGATCGACCCGCAGCGGCGCGACGAGCTCGAGCGCGAGCGGCGCACCATCACGGGGCAGCTCGCGGCGCGGCGCAGCGCCCTGGCCAAGACCTCGGCGGTCGCCCCGGGCTCGACGCCGACCGTGGCGGAGCAGAACGCGGCGATGGACGAGGCGAACAAGGACGTCGTCGAGCTCGAGACCGAGTGGCACAAGCTCCGGCTCGACCTCGAGCGCGCGCGCGATCACTTCCGCAAGGTCCAGGACAAGGAGCGCGTCGCGAGCCTGTCGGTCGCGGCCGCGGAGCGCGAGAGCCAGGAAGAGCTCGTCGTCGTGGATCCCGCGTACGTGCCCGTGCGGCCCGACAAGGGTCGCGGCCGCGTGTTCTTCGCCGGCTCGTTCGTGGCGCTCTTCTTCGCGCTCGGGTTCGCCGGGGCGCGGGTGATGCTGAACGACACCCTCTTCGACGAGGGTGACGTCGAGGCGGTGGGCGGGCCTCCGCTGATCGTGGCCCTGCCGCACATCTCGGCGCAGGGCGAGGTCGATGCGCCGCCGAGCAGCACGCTCGTCACCATGCCCGCGTCGTCGAGCTTCGATGGGCCCTACTCACCGTACTCGCCGTACTCGCCGCCGCGGGCGCACGTCCCGCCGCCGCCGTCGGCGCCGGCTCCGTCGGCCGAGGACACCATGCCTCCGATGACGGCTCCGCCCGCGGCCCAGCGCGTGATCCACCTCGGCCCGACGGAGGAGGAGCAGGGCGAGTCGAGCGTGCGTCTCGACGTCAACCAGGTCGAGGCGTGGCTGTCCGAGCAGCAGAACGCGATCGAGGCCGAGGAGCCCACCATGCAGAGTGGGGTCGGCACGCCTCGGAATGCGCCCCCCGCGAGCGCCAGCAACGTCGAGGGCGCGGTGGGCGCGGAGGAGGAGAAGCCCGCTCCGCTGTCGCTCCGTCCGCCGCCTGGGCCGGTCCTGATCGACGAGCCTTCGGTCGAGGTCGTGGGCCTGCCCTTCGATCCGGCCAGCGAGGGCGCGATCGAGATGCTCCGGGGGGCGCCGCTCCCTGCGCTCGGCGCGCTGCGCGTGCTGCGGCACAGGCTCGAGAAGCTCCGCCAGGGCAAGCCGCTCGTCGTGAGCGTCGTCAGCCCCGGCGAGAACGAGGGCAAGAGCTCGGTCGCGACGCGCCTCGCCATGACGCTCGCGGAGGCCGAGAGGGCGCGCGTCGTGCTGGTCGAGGGCAACCTCGCTCGGCCGCGGCTCGCGCAGATGCTCGGGCTGCGGGTGCCGGAGGAGATGGGCATGAGCGCTCAGATCCGAAGGCGTCACGCGGGCCGGTGGGAGCCGTGGAACGTCATCCGCATCGGCGCCTCGCTCTTCGTGCTCGCCGAGCCGGGCCCCGAGGCCTCGTTCCCCGGCGCGCTCCACTCGACGTGGTTCGAGGCTGCCATCCGCGCCTTGCGGGAGAGCTACGACTACGTCGTCATCGACGGCTGCCCGGTGCTCGCGTCGGGTGATGCCAACGTGCTCGAGGAGGTGTCCGACAGCGTGATTCTGCTCGCGCGGTCGGGCGTGACGCGGGCGAGCGCGCTGTCGCGTGCGGCGCGGCAGCTCGGCGACAGGCGGGTGTTCGGCGTGGTCTTGAACGATGTCTCCGCGAAGCGCTCGCGGAAGAAGGGTGGGGAGAGGGCATGA